The genomic region TATCTTTTTTGTCTCTTCAGGAAGAGGCTCACCGAATCTGTCTATGGCATCTCCTCCGATGTGTCCAAAGACTTTCTCAAAGGTTTTCCCTGTTTTCTTTTCTACCACCTCGAGCACTTTCAGGGCTTCTCTTACAACCTCGGGACCTATGCCGTCTCCAGGCAAAACCGCTATCTTCATCCGTCACTCCCCCACTTCTTTGAGACAGTATTCGAGCCATCCACCCGCTTCCATGATCTTCATGAGAAACTCGGGATAAGGTCTTATTCTGTACTCTTTGCCCTTGGTGAGATTCCTCACCACTCCGTTTTCCAGATCCACCTCTGCCATGTCGCCCTCTTCGAATTCGTCAGCTTCTTTCAGTTCGACGATGGGAAGACCGATGTTTATGGCGTTTCTGAAGAAAATCCTTGCAAAAGACTTGGCTATAACACAGGAGATTCCAGCCGCCTTTATGGCAACGGGAGCGTGTTCTCTCGAAGAACCACATCCGAAGTTCTCCCCTGCCACGATGATCGAGCCTTTTATATCGTCCCGTCTTCCAAAGCCGGGCCTTGCGTCCTCCATACAGTATTTCGCGAGTTCCTGAGGGTCCGAAGTGTTGAGGTACCTGGCCGGTATGATCTCGTCCGTGTTCACGTTGTCCCCAAAGACGAAAACCTTTCCTTTTATCTTCACCACCATCACCTCACAACTTTCTCGGATCTGCGATGTATCCCTTTATTGCGCTGGCCGCGGCAACGGCAGGAGATGCCAAGAAGACCTTGCTGTTCGGATGTCCCATCCTTCCGACGAAGTTCCTGTTCGTCGTGGATATTGCAACTTCTCCTTCCGCGAGCACTCCCATGTGTCCACCAAGACAGGGACCGCACGTGGGTGTGGAAACAGCACAGCCCGCGTCGATGAAGATATCGATGAGTCCTTCCTTTAGAGCCTGTTTGTAAACCTTCTGCGATCCCGGAATTATGATGCATCGAACGTCCGGTGATACTGTTCTTCCCCTCAGAATCTGTGCAGCGAGTCTGAGGTCTTCTATCCTTCCGTTGGTACAGCTTCCTATCACTACCTGATCTATCTTTATCCTCTCTTTCTCCGCTTCAGAAACATCCTTCGCGTTGGATGGGAGGAATGGATAGGCAACCTGAGGTTCGAGTTTAGAAAGGTCCATCTCCACTTCTCTCACGTACTTCGCATCTTCGTCAGGGTACATCTCTTCCACTTCTATGCCTCTTTCTTTCTCGTAGGCAATGGTGATTTCGTCTACCGGAAACAGTCCCGTCTTTCCTCCCGCCTCGATCGCCATGTTCGAAACGGTGAAACGGCCGTCCATACTGATCTCTTTCACACCGGGTCCGGAGAATTCTATCGCCTTGTAGTTGGCCCCATCTACTCCCAGTATGGAGATGAGCTTCAACACGAGGTCCTTGGCAGTCACCAGATCCCCGAACTTCCCACGAAGAGTCACCTTTATGCTCTCAGGGACACGAAACCACACCTTGCCTATGAGGTAGAAGCCCGCTATGTCGGTGGACCCCACCCCGGTCGCGAACGCTCCAAGGGCTCCGTAGGTACAGGTGTGCGAATCTGCGCCTACCACGAGATCTCCAGATTTTACGATTCCTTCTTCTGGAAGCAGCACGTGTTCAATTCCCATCCTGCCTATTTCAAAGAACTTTTCGATCCCCTGCTCTCTTGCGAATTCTCTCATCATCTTTACCTGCATAGCAGACTTTATGTCCTTGTTGGGGGTGAAGTGATCCGGAACGAGCACCACTCTGTCCGGATACTTCACTTTCTTTCCACCGTACTCCTTGAACTTCTTTATCGCAAGCGGAGCCGTTATGTCGTTTGCAAGGGCGACGTCTGGCTCCAGAAGGAGAAATTCTCCCGGTTCCACCTTTCTTCCCGCTTTTTGGGAGAGTATCTTTTCTGCAAGTGTCATATCACTCAGCACCTCCGTTTTTTCTGAGAAAACCTTTGGCGATGAGGTACTTGTTTATCGCGTTTATGTAAGCTATCGCGGAAGCCTCCACTATGTCCGTGGAGACACCCCTTCCACTGTAGAGTTCACCGTTTATTCTCAACGTGAGTTTGACCTCTCCCTGTGCGTTCTTTCCAGTTCCAACCGCCTGAATTATGTACTCCTCGAGCTTCGGTTGAATACCGAGCGCTTTGTCTATAGCCTTGAAGATAGCATCCACTGGACCGTTTCCTGCCTCTGCTGCTTCTTTCTTTTCATCTCCAACCTGAAGCACGACCGCCGCGGTTGGAAGCAGCGTGTTTCCGGTGTGTACATGGAAGTGAACGAGCTTGTAACCGTTGATGGGCTCCCTCAAAACTTCCGAGACGATCGAGAAAAGATCATCGTCGTAAACCTCTTTCTTTCTGTCGGCGAGTTCTGTGAACTTCTCGAACACTTTCTGGAAGGTCTCTTCG from Thermotoga sp. Mc24 harbors:
- the leuD gene encoding 3-isopropylmalate dehydratase small subunit, producing MVVKIKGKVFVFGDNVNTDEIIPARYLNTSDPQELAKYCMEDARPGFGRRDDIKGSIIVAGENFGCGSSREHAPVAIKAAGISCVIAKSFARIFFRNAINIGLPIVELKEADEFEEGDMAEVDLENGVVRNLTKGKEYRIRPYPEFLMKIMEAGGWLEYCLKEVGE
- the leuC gene encoding 3-isopropylmalate dehydratase large subunit: MTLAEKILSQKAGRKVEPGEFLLLEPDVALANDITAPLAIKKFKEYGGKKVKYPDRVVLVPDHFTPNKDIKSAMQVKMMREFAREQGIEKFFEIGRMGIEHVLLPEEGIVKSGDLVVGADSHTCTYGALGAFATGVGSTDIAGFYLIGKVWFRVPESIKVTLRGKFGDLVTAKDLVLKLISILGVDGANYKAIEFSGPGVKEISMDGRFTVSNMAIEAGGKTGLFPVDEITIAYEKERGIEVEEMYPDEDAKYVREVEMDLSKLEPQVAYPFLPSNAKDVSEAEKERIKIDQVVIGSCTNGRIEDLRLAAQILRGRTVSPDVRCIIIPGSQKVYKQALKEGLIDIFIDAGCAVSTPTCGPCLGGHMGVLAEGEVAISTTNRNFVGRMGHPNSKVFLASPAVAAASAIKGYIADPRKL